In a genomic window of Infirmifilum sp. NZ:
- a CDS encoding PadR family transcriptional regulator: METRALTRLKRKTQVEILWLYISAILSEGDSYAYDISRKINAKYGFNPGRVLPYVVLGKMESEGLVRSYYDERRKYYTLTDKGRQTYCLALEMLRELLQKLPETPCRESASDPKPA; encoded by the coding sequence GTGGAGACGAGGGCGTTAACACGTCTCAAGCGGAAAACGCAGGTCGAGATCCTCTGGCTGTACATATCCGCGATACTGTCTGAGGGGGACTCCTACGCCTACGACATCTCCCGGAAGATAAACGCGAAGTACGGGTTCAACCCAGGCAGGGTTCTGCCATACGTTGTACTCGGCAAAATGGAGTCGGAGGGCCTGGTGCGCTCATACTACGACGAGAGGAGGAAGTACTACACGCTAACGGACAAGGGCAGGCAGACTTACTGCTTGGCGTTGGAGATGCTCAGAGAACTGCTCCAGAAGCTACCTGAAACCCCATGCCGCGAGAGCGCCTCGGACCCCAAACCCGCGTAG